A genomic region of Vitis vinifera cultivar Pinot Noir 40024 chromosome 7, ASM3070453v1 contains the following coding sequences:
- the LOC100256205 gene encoding tubulin-folding cofactor C, which translates to MEQHQDPKNPNQVLDSATQKKHASMLERLSNLQQTRLQQSLARKSDSVSGPSFESTQSFLTRFSDSNRSIESQLAGARLTCDPQRRSDLQQISTSIADLEKLVAENSYYLPSYEIRSALKSVSELKQTLDNLNSELLPKKKFSFRNKGTKREPSNAPEEKEFGNADLQPKLVFSIPDTPGFRNKEGELLVKDFRGSDIGEFTISDLDSCEVRLSGCVRTIFIHRLKNCRVFAGPVSGSILIEEVEGCVFVLASHQIRIHYAKGSDFYLRVRSRPIIEDSNGVRFAPYCLCYQGIEEDLKDSGLDEETGNWANVDDFRWLRAVQSPNWSALPENERIGTVNISNLETRSEES; encoded by the coding sequence ATGGAGCAACACCAGGACCCGAAAAACCCTAACCAAGTCCTAGACTCAGCCACCCAAAAAAAGCACGCTTCAATGCTGGAACGCCTCTCCAACCTCCAGCAGACCCGCTTGCAGCAGTCCCTCGCTCGCAAATCCGACTCCGTCTCCGGCCCTTCTTTTGAATCCACCCAATCTTTCCTAACCCGGTTCTCCGACTCCAATCGCTCCATTGAGTCCCAACTGGCTGGCGCCCGTCTCACCTGCGATCCCCAACGCCGATCCGACCTTCAACAGATCTCCACTTCTATTGCCGATCTCGAAAAGCTCGTAGCTGAGAACTCCTACTACTTGCCCTCTTACGAAATCCGCTCCGCTCTCAAATCGGTATCTGAATTGAAGCAGACTCTTGACAATTTGAATTCCGAGTTACTCCCCAAAAAGAAATTTTCGTTTCGCAATAAAGGGACAAAGAGAGAACCAAGCAACGCGCCAGAGGAGAAGGAATTTGGAAATGCTGATTTGCAGCCGAAACTAGTATTTTCGATCCCCGATACGCCGGGGTTTAGGAATAAGGAAGGTGAGCTTTTGGTTAAAGATTTTAGGGGTTCGGATATTGGGGAATTTACCATTTCGGATCTTGATTCTTGCGAAGTGAGGTTGAGTGGTTGCGTCCGAACCATTTTTATCCATCGCTTGAAGAATTGTCGTGTTTTTGCTGGTCCAGTTTCTGGGTCCATTTTGATTGAGGAGGTTGAAGGGTGCGTTTTTGTGTTGGCGTCACATCAGATTCGGATTCATTATGCCAAAGGGAGTGATTTTTATCTCAGGGTGCGGAGTAGGCCGATAATTGAGGACAGTAATGGTGTGAGGTTTGCGCCCTATTGTTTGTGTTATCAAGGAATTGAGGAAGATCTTAAAGATTCAGGTCTTGATGAGGAAACGGGAAACTGGGCAAATGTGGATGATTTTCGGTGGTTGAGGGCTGTGCAGTCTCCAAACTGGTCTGCTTTGCCAGAGAACGAAAGGATCGGTACtgtaaatatttcaaatttggaAACCAGGAGTGAAGAAAGTTAG
- the LOC104877823 gene encoding transcription factor MYB93, with translation MGRSPCCDESGLKKGPWTPEEDQKLVKYIQKQGHGSWRALPKLAGLNRCGKSCRLRWTNYLRPDIKRGKFSREEEETILNLHSILGNKWSAIASHLPGRTDNEIKNFWNTHLKKKLIQMGFDPMTHRPRTDMFASLPHLIALVNLKELMEHQSWEEHAVRLQAEAAQMARLQCLQYLLQSPASVATASNSISGITDMEAFNLLSSLSSIKDTQVLNSSQLETLTPSSFGAGLDSMPFSHLPSLETLSTFETPSSKDMAQSSNFTVFSQGETLLNSPWLPSSSSSHAALPATETSITNPADASSSPSYEGAPPSFWPDGVFIEDPIFREIA, from the exons ATGGGAAGATCTCCTTGTTGTGATGAGAGTGGCCTCAAGAAAGGGCCTTGGACTCCTGAGGAAGACCAGAAACTTGTCAAATATATCCAGAAACAAGGCCATGGAAGCTGGAGAGCCCTCCCCAAACTTGCAG GTCTTAATAGATGTGGGAAGAGTTGCAGATTAAGATGGACTAATTATTTGAGGCCTGATATCAAGAGAGGGAAATTTTCTCGAGAAGAAGAGGAGACAATTCTGAATCTCCATTCTATCCTTGGCAACAA ATGGTCAGCAATTGCTTCTCACCTTCCTGGACGGACCGACAATGAAATCAAGAATTTCTGGAACACCCATCTTAAGAAGAAGCTGATTCAGATGGGTTTCGACCCCATGACTCACCGGCCTCGAACTGATATGTTTGCAAGCTTGCCGCACCTCATAGCTCTGGTTAACCTGAAGGAGCTTATGGAGCACCAGTCGTGGGAAGAACATGCTGTGAGGCTACAAGCAGAAGCTGCTCAAATGGCTAGACTTCAGTGCTTGCAGTATCTCCTTCAATCTCCAGCTTCAGTTGCGACTGCCTCAAATAGCATCAGTGGCATCACAGACATGGAAGCATTTAATCTCTTGAGTTCACTCTCTTCAATCAAAGACACACAAGTTTTGAATTCTTCCCAGTTGGAAACTCTCACCCCATCTTCTTTTGGAGCTGGCCTTGATTCCATGCCCTTCTCTCATTTGCCCAGTTTGGAAACCCTTTCCACCTTCGAAACACCTTCAAGCAAGGACATGGCTCAGTCTTCTAACTTCACAGTGTTCAGCCAAGGTGAAACCTTGCTTAACTCTCCATGGCTTccttcttcttcgtcttctcATGCTGCCCTACCTGCAACCGAGACTTCCATCACCAACCCAGCAGACGCATCTAGTTCTCCAAGCTATGAAGGGGCCCCTCCTTCGTTTTGGCCTGATGGCGTCTTCATTGAAGACCCCATATTTCGTGAGATTGCTTAG
- the LOC100247981 gene encoding nodulin-26: MAEVNILPVGCSPKPPTISDLSPVEEEKVISISESTESTIASPPYGHKILAELVGTYVIIFAGCGCVLIDKKYRLTVTGIAVGWGMIVMVMIYTLGHVSGGHFNPAVTIAFAASRKFPWRQVPPYVLSQVAGSSLAILTLFVMLNTSIPICATVTQFSSPTTIPEAFTWEFIISFILMLAICGVATDSRAINELSGVTVGATVLVNVLLAGPITGASMNPARSIGPALVSMEFDCLWIYIVAPILGTTTATVIYSFVRLPLPEKRL, from the exons ATGGCTGAGGTGAACATATTGCCGGTTGGGTGTTCCCCTAAACCTCCAACAATCAGTGATCTCTCACCagtggaagaagaaaaagtcaTCTCCATTTCAGAGTCAACTGAAAGTACCATTGCTAGCCCACCATATGGCCACAAA ATACTTGCAGAGCTTGTGGGGACCTATGTGATCATATTTGCAGGTTGTGGGTGTGTGCTTATTGACAAGAAGTATCGGCTTACTGTCACGGGCATAGCAGTGGGATGGGGTATGATTGTGATGGTGATGATATACACACTTGGACATGTCTCAGGTGGCCATTTCAATCCTGCTGTGACTATTGCTTTCGCTGCATCACGCAAGTTCCCATGGAGACAG GTGCCACCATATGTTTTATCTCAGGTGGCAGGCTCAAGCCTGGCAATCCTCACCCTTTTTGTTATGTTGAACACCAGCATACCTATATGTGCCACGGTCACTCAGTTTTCCAGTCCAACAACTATCCCTGAAGCTTTCACATGGGAATTCATCATCTCTTTTATTCTAATGCTTGCCATTTGCGGAGTCGCCACTGATAGTAGAGCG ATAAACGAGCTCTCTGGAGTTACAGTAGGAGCCACGGTACTAGTAAATGTCCTCCTTGCAGG GCCAATAACAGGAGCTTCCATGAACCCTGCTAGGAGCATAGGCCCGGCACTTGTCTCAATGGAGTTTGACTGCCTTTGGATCTACATTGTGGCTCCCATTCTAGGAACCACTACAGCAACTGTAATCTACAGTTTTGTTAGGCTTCCCTTGCCTGAAAAACGGCTTTAA